The Parus major mitochondrion, complete genome genome has a window encoding:
- the ND6 gene encoding NADH dehydrogenase subunit 6, producing MMAFVLFLGLCFVLGGLAVASNPSPYYGVVGLVLASIAGCGWLVSLGVSFLSLVLVMVYLGGMLVVFVYSVSLAADPYPEAWADWSVVGYGVGMGLVVVVGVVLGGVSEVLVDVGTVNSGGLGFVRSDFVGVAGLYSRGVGFFLVGGWGLLLTLFVVLELVRGLSRGAIRAV from the coding sequence ATGATAGCATTTGTTTTATTTTTAGGGCTGTGTTTTGTTTTGGGTGGGTTAGCGGTTGCGTCTAATCCTTCCCCTTATTATGGGGTAGTTGGGTTAGTTTTAGCGTCTATTGCGGGGTGTGGGTGATTGGTGAGTTTGGGGGTGTCTTTCCTTTCTTTGGTTTTGGTTATGGTTTATTTAGGGGGCATGTTGGTGGTGTTTGTTTATTCTGTGTCTTTGGCGGCAGATCCTTACCCTGAGGCTTGGGCTGATTGAAGTGTTGTAGGGTATGGTGTGGGGATGGGTTTGGTTGTGGTGGTAGGTGTTGTTCTGGGGGGAGTGTCTGAAGTTTTGGTGGATGTGGGAACGGTTAATAGTGGGGGTCTAGGGTTTGTTCGGTCGGATTTTGTTGGGGTGGCTGGGTTGTATTCGCGGGGTGTAGGGTTTTTTTTGGTTGGTGGATGGGGGTTGTTGTTGACATTGTTTGTGGTATTAGAGCTTGTGCGGGGGTTATCTCGGGGGGCAATTCGGGCTGTTTAG